A single region of the Bacillus cereus genome encodes:
- the ribF gene encoding bifunctional riboflavin kinase/FAD synthetase, translated as MKLIHLTHPHEQNKLELPPTVMALGFFDGIHLGHQCVIRTAKQIADERGYKSAVMTFYPHPSVVLGKKEAHVEYITPMRDKEKIVESLGIDILYVIKFDESFAGLLPQQFVDDYIIDLNVKHVVAGFDYSYGRLGKGKMETLPFHARGEFTQTVIEKVEYQEEKVSSTSLRKLIRNGEMEQIPSILGRAYTVEGTVVHGDKRGRQIGFPTANVGLSDEYLLPPVGVYAVRLKVHDEWHDGVCNIGYKPTFKENERQLSIEVHLFEFNKDIYDQSVTVEWHMRIREEKKFNGIDELVAQIAKDKKIAQEYFSSAKNILAFSNEK; from the coding sequence GTGAAACTTATTCATTTAACTCATCCACATGAACAAAATAAATTAGAATTACCACCTACTGTAATGGCATTAGGATTTTTTGATGGCATTCATTTAGGACATCAATGTGTGATTCGAACTGCGAAGCAAATAGCGGATGAACGGGGATATAAAAGTGCAGTTATGACATTTTATCCTCACCCATCTGTTGTTTTAGGAAAAAAGGAAGCGCATGTGGAGTATATTACACCAATGCGTGATAAAGAAAAAATAGTCGAAAGTTTAGGAATCGATATATTATATGTTATTAAATTTGATGAATCATTTGCAGGATTATTACCACAACAATTTGTAGATGATTATATTATTGATTTAAACGTAAAGCATGTAGTAGCAGGCTTTGATTATTCATATGGACGTTTAGGGAAAGGGAAGATGGAGACTTTACCATTTCATGCAAGAGGGGAGTTTACACAGACCGTGATCGAAAAAGTTGAATATCAAGAAGAAAAAGTAAGTTCTACTTCATTACGAAAGTTAATTCGAAATGGAGAAATGGAGCAGATTCCATCTATTTTAGGGAGAGCTTATACGGTAGAAGGAACAGTTGTGCACGGTGATAAGCGTGGACGCCAAATTGGCTTTCCAACTGCAAATGTAGGTTTAAGTGATGAATATCTACTCCCACCTGTAGGTGTATATGCAGTGAGATTAAAAGTTCACGATGAATGGCACGATGGCGTATGTAATATTGGATATAAACCAACTTTTAAAGAGAATGAGCGCCAATTATCTATTGAAGTACATCTATTTGAATTTAATAAAGATATATACGATCAAAGTGTCACGGTGGAGTGGCATATGCGTATAAGAGAAGAAAAAAAGTTTAATGGTATTGATGAGTTAGTTGCACAAATTGCGAAAGATAAGAAAATCGCCCAAGAATATTTTTCAAGCGCAAAGAATATACTTGCTTTTTCAAATGAAAAGTAG
- the truB gene encoding tRNA pseudouridine(55) synthase TruB, with product MEGVVLLHKPKGMTSHDCVFKLRKILREKRIGHTGTLDPDVTGVLPICVGKATKIAQFLTSETKTYEGEVTLGFSTTTEDASGEVVETKNVDRVITRKEVENVLAKLTGTIEQMPPMFSAVKVNGKKLYEYARAGQEVERPVRTITIHEFVLLDEREVFEGENISFRFRVTCSKGTYVRTLAVMIGEKLGFPSHMSHLVRTASGEFLLEDCISFEEIEENVQNGTVESIFISIDEALSKFPKMVVDEKQAEKIKNGMFLKNELEITAPFITVFDKNDCCLAIYEHHPKHPGMLKPMKVLVNNQELKL from the coding sequence ATGGAAGGTGTAGTATTATTACATAAGCCAAAAGGCATGACGTCACATGATTGTGTATTTAAATTAAGAAAGATTTTACGTGAGAAACGAATTGGTCATACGGGAACATTAGATCCAGATGTAACGGGTGTATTACCGATTTGTGTTGGTAAAGCAACGAAAATTGCACAATTTTTAACAAGTGAGACGAAAACGTATGAAGGTGAAGTAACATTAGGATTTTCTACGACGACTGAAGATGCTTCGGGTGAAGTTGTAGAAACGAAAAATGTGGATCGTGTTATTACACGAAAAGAAGTAGAAAATGTTCTTGCAAAGTTAACAGGAACAATTGAACAAATGCCACCGATGTTTTCAGCTGTAAAAGTAAACGGGAAAAAACTATACGAATATGCTAGAGCAGGTCAAGAGGTTGAACGTCCAGTTCGTACAATTACAATTCACGAATTTGTATTACTTGATGAACGTGAAGTTTTTGAAGGGGAAAACATTTCATTCCGTTTCCGTGTAACGTGTAGTAAAGGTACATATGTAAGAACGCTAGCAGTAATGATTGGTGAAAAACTTGGTTTTCCATCACACATGTCCCATCTTGTAAGAACGGCATCTGGTGAATTTTTACTAGAAGATTGCATATCATTTGAAGAAATTGAAGAAAACGTGCAAAATGGAACAGTAGAGTCTATCTTCATTTCAATCGATGAAGCGTTAAGTAAGTTTCCAAAAATGGTTGTAGATGAAAAGCAAGCAGAAAAAATAAAAAATGGTATGTTCTTAAAGAATGAATTAGAAATAACAGCACCATTTATTACAGTATTTGATAAAAATGATTGTTGCTTAGCGATTTATGAGCATCATCCAAAACACCCTGGTATGCTAAAGCCAATGAAAGTACTTGTGAATAATCAAGAACTAAAGCTATAA
- the rbfA gene encoding 30S ribosome-binding factor RbfA, translating to MKLRANRVGEQMKKELGDIISRKIKDPRVGFVTVTDVQVSGDLQIATVYISVLGDEEQKESTLKGLAKAKGFIRSEIGQRIRLRKTPEISFEFDESIGYGHRIDTLLHEINKEGKREE from the coding sequence ATGAAATTACGTGCAAACCGTGTAGGCGAGCAAATGAAAAAAGAATTAGGCGACATAATCAGTCGTAAAATTAAAGATCCACGTGTCGGATTTGTTACAGTAACAGATGTACAAGTGAGTGGAGATTTACAAATTGCTACAGTATATATTTCTGTTTTAGGTGATGAAGAACAGAAAGAAAGTACATTAAAAGGTTTAGCGAAGGCAAAAGGCTTCATTCGTTCAGAAATTGGCCAACGTATTCGTCTTCGTAAAACACCGGAAATTTCCTTTGAATTTGATGAGTCTATCGGATATGGTCATCGAATTGATACACTTTTACATGAAATTAATAAAGAAGGTAAACGTGAAGAATAA
- a CDS encoding DUF503 domain-containing protein has product MIIASLSFECMIYDVHSLKEKRAILQRVLTRVKQRYNVAVSEVGHQDVWQRTEIAIVSVSSNRVICEKEMNRVLEYIDSFPEIERTITQLEWY; this is encoded by the coding sequence ATGATTATCGCTTCACTCTCATTCGAGTGTATGATTTACGATGTGCATTCTTTAAAAGAGAAACGAGCAATTTTGCAAAGGGTGCTAACTCGTGTGAAGCAGCGTTATAACGTAGCTGTTTCAGAAGTAGGGCATCAAGATGTATGGCAACGTACAGAAATTGCAATTGTTTCCGTATCCTCAAATCGTGTTATCTGTGAAAAAGAAATGAATCGTGTACTTGAGTACATCGATTCATTTCCTGAAATTGAACGTACGATAACACAATTGGAATGGTACTGA
- the infB gene encoding translation initiation factor IF-2 — protein MSKIRVHEYAKKNNISSKDLMTKLKEMNIEVSNHMTMLEDEVVNKLDNQYNTGAEKPSVADEFEVEEKVVRSKKNSNKKKKKGKGNEDKRQENFAGRQQTQIVETPDKITFSGSLTVGELAKKLSKEPSEIIKKLFMIGIMATINQDLDKDTIELIATDYGIEVEEEVVVSETEFETFIDEQDDEENLKERPAVVTIMGHVDHGKTTLLDSIRNSKVTAGEAGGITQHIGAYQVEVNDKKITFLDTPGHAAFTTMRARGAQVTDITILVVAADDGVMPQTVEAISHAKAAGVPIIVAVNKMDKPAANPDRVMQELTEYELVPEAWGGDTIFVPISAIQGEGIDNLLEMILLVSEVEEYKANPNRYATGTVIEAQLDKGKGTIATLLVQNGTLRVGDPIVVGTSFGRVRAMVSDIGRRVKVAGPSTPVEITGLNEVPQAGDRFMAFADEKKARQIGESRAQEALLAQRGEKSKLSLEDLFQQIQEGDVKEINLIVKADVQGSVEAMAASLRKIDVEGVKVKIIHTGVGAITESDVILASASNAIIIGFNVRPDVNAKRTAELENVDVRLHRIIYKVIEEIESAMQGMLDPEFEEKVIGQAEVRQTFKVTKVGTIAGCYVIDGKITRDSGVRIIRDGVVVFEGQLDTLKRFKDDVKEVAQNYECGITIERYNDLKEGDIIEAYIMEEVKR, from the coding sequence ATGAGTAAAATTCGAGTACATGAATATGCAAAAAAAAATAATATCTCAAGTAAAGATCTTATGACAAAACTAAAAGAGATGAATATCGAGGTTTCGAATCATATGACAATGTTAGAAGACGAAGTAGTAAACAAATTAGATAATCAATATAACACTGGGGCAGAAAAACCTTCTGTTGCAGATGAGTTTGAAGTAGAAGAGAAAGTTGTTCGCAGTAAAAAGAACAGCAATAAGAAGAAGAAAAAAGGCAAAGGAAATGAAGACAAACGTCAAGAAAACTTTGCTGGAAGACAACAAACACAAATAGTAGAAACACCAGATAAAATTACTTTCTCTGGAAGCCTTACAGTAGGTGAACTTGCTAAAAAGTTAAGCAAAGAGCCATCTGAAATTATTAAAAAGCTCTTCATGATAGGAATTATGGCAACAATTAACCAAGACTTAGATAAAGATACAATTGAGTTAATTGCTACTGATTACGGTATTGAAGTAGAAGAAGAAGTAGTTGTAAGTGAAACTGAATTTGAAACATTCATCGATGAGCAAGATGATGAAGAAAACTTAAAAGAGCGTCCAGCTGTTGTTACAATTATGGGACACGTTGACCATGGTAAAACAACTTTACTTGACTCTATCCGTAATTCAAAAGTAACTGCTGGCGAAGCGGGTGGAATTACTCAACATATTGGTGCATACCAAGTTGAAGTAAATGATAAGAAAATTACATTCTTAGATACGCCTGGTCACGCAGCATTTACAACGATGCGTGCTCGTGGTGCGCAAGTAACGGATATTACAATTCTTGTTGTTGCAGCTGATGACGGTGTTATGCCACAAACAGTTGAAGCAATTAGCCATGCGAAAGCAGCTGGAGTACCAATTATTGTTGCTGTGAATAAAATGGATAAACCAGCGGCAAATCCTGATCGTGTAATGCAAGAATTAACAGAATATGAATTAGTTCCAGAAGCTTGGGGCGGAGACACAATTTTCGTACCAATTTCTGCGATTCAAGGCGAGGGAATTGACAACTTGCTAGAAATGATTCTTCTTGTGAGTGAAGTAGAAGAATATAAAGCAAATCCAAATCGCTATGCAACTGGTACTGTAATTGAAGCGCAGCTTGATAAAGGTAAAGGAACTATCGCGACATTACTTGTTCAAAACGGTACACTTCGAGTTGGAGATCCAATTGTTGTTGGAACATCATTCGGTCGTGTTCGTGCGATGGTAAGTGATATTGGTCGTCGTGTAAAAGTTGCTGGTCCATCAACTCCTGTTGAAATTACAGGTTTAAATGAAGTACCACAAGCCGGAGATCGTTTCATGGCATTCGCTGATGAGAAGAAAGCTCGTCAAATCGGTGAATCACGTGCACAAGAAGCGTTACTTGCTCAACGTGGTGAGAAATCTAAATTAAGCCTTGAAGATTTATTCCAACAAATCCAAGAGGGCGATGTAAAAGAAATTAACTTAATTGTGAAAGCAGACGTACAAGGTTCTGTAGAAGCAATGGCAGCATCACTTCGTAAAATTGATGTTGAAGGCGTAAAAGTAAAAATTATCCATACGGGCGTAGGTGCGATTACAGAATCTGATGTTATTTTAGCTTCTGCATCTAATGCAATTATAATTGGATTTAACGTACGCCCTGATGTGAATGCGAAGCGTACAGCTGAATTAGAGAACGTTGATGTTCGTTTACACCGTATTATCTATAAAGTAATCGAAGAAATCGAATCAGCAATGCAAGGTATGCTGGATCCAGAATTCGAAGAAAAAGTAATCGGTCAAGCGGAAGTACGTCAAACGTTCAAAGTAACAAAAGTTGGAACAATCGCAGGTTGTTACGTAATCGACGGTAAAATTACACGTGATAGTGGCGTTCGTATTATCCGTGATGGCGTAGTAGTTTTCGAAGGACAACTTGATACGTTAAAACGTTTCAAAGACGACGTAAAAGAAGTTGCACAAAACTATGAGTGTGGTATTACAATTGAGAGATATAATGATCTTAAAGAAGGGGACATCATTGAAGCGTACATTATGGAAGAAGTGAAGCGATGA
- a CDS encoding YlxQ family RNA-binding protein, with product MSDWKSFLGLANRARKIISGEELVLKEVRSGKAKLVLLSEDASANTTKRIIDKTTYYNIPMRKVENRQQLGHAIGRDERVVVAVLDEGFAKKLRSMLDTNYRG from the coding sequence GTGTCCGATTGGAAATCGTTTTTAGGACTAGCAAACCGCGCTCGAAAAATTATTTCGGGTGAAGAACTCGTTTTAAAAGAAGTACGAAGTGGCAAAGCAAAGCTAGTATTGCTTTCTGAAGATGCGTCAGCGAACACTACAAAACGTATCATTGATAAAACCACGTACTACAACATACCAATGAGAAAAGTCGAAAATCGACAACAATTAGGGCATGCGATTGGGAGAGACGAGCGAGTCGTTGTAGCTGTGTTAGATGAAGGCTTTGCGAAAAAGCTACGTAGCATGCTCGATACAAATTACCGGGGGTGA
- the rnpM gene encoding RNase P modulator RnpM, whose protein sequence is MSNRKVPLRKCIATQEMKSKRELVRIVRSKEGEVSIDLSGKKSGRGAYLSKDKECIIQAQKKNILEHHLKAKIDSSLYEELLELVEKESK, encoded by the coding sequence ATGAGCAATCGAAAAGTTCCGTTACGAAAATGTATTGCGACGCAAGAGATGAAATCAAAACGAGAGCTCGTTCGCATTGTTCGTTCCAAAGAGGGCGAAGTGTCTATTGATTTATCAGGAAAAAAATCAGGACGAGGTGCATATTTGTCAAAAGATAAAGAATGCATTATTCAAGCCCAAAAGAAAAATATTTTGGAACATCATCTAAAAGCGAAAATCGACAGTTCTCTGTACGAAGAGCTTCTTGAGCTTGTTGAGAAGGAGTCGAAGTAA
- the nusA gene encoding transcription termination factor NusA, translated as MSTELLDALLVLESEKGISKDIIIDAIEAALISAYKRNFNQAQNVRVSFNPEVGTIQVLARKDVVDNVFDPRLEISVEEARQINPNYQDGDVLEIEVTPKDFGRIAAQTAKQVVTQRVREAERGVIYSEFSDREEDIMVGIVQRQDARFIYVSLGKVEALLPVSEQMPNEQYKPHDRIRVFITKVEKTTKGPQIYVSRTHPGLLKRLFEMEVPEIYDGTVEIRSVAREAGDRSKISVYAENIDVDPVGSCVGPKGQRVQRIVDELKGEKIDIVRWSNDPVEYVANALSPSQVVKVLVDEEEKATTVVVPDHQLSLAIGKRGQNARLAAKLTGWKIDIKSESDAKQLGIVTDEDSVIAFGFDSVEDEIE; from the coding sequence ATGAGCACTGAGTTGTTAGATGCTTTGCTCGTTTTAGAGTCAGAAAAAGGTATTAGCAAAGATATTATTATTGATGCAATTGAAGCAGCATTAATCTCTGCTTATAAACGCAATTTTAACCAAGCACAAAACGTTCGTGTGAGCTTTAACCCAGAAGTGGGAACAATTCAAGTTTTAGCACGTAAAGACGTTGTCGATAATGTGTTTGATCCACGTCTTGAAATCTCTGTAGAAGAGGCAAGACAAATTAATCCAAACTACCAAGATGGCGACGTACTAGAAATTGAAGTAACGCCAAAAGATTTTGGTCGTATTGCAGCACAAACTGCAAAACAAGTTGTAACACAACGAGTTCGTGAGGCGGAACGTGGTGTTATTTATTCAGAATTTAGTGATCGTGAAGAAGACATTATGGTTGGTATTGTACAGCGCCAAGATGCTCGTTTCATCTATGTAAGCTTAGGGAAAGTAGAAGCTTTATTACCTGTAAGTGAGCAAATGCCAAATGAGCAATATAAACCACATGATCGTATTCGCGTATTTATTACAAAAGTAGAAAAAACAACGAAAGGACCACAAATTTACGTATCACGTACACATCCTGGTCTTTTAAAACGTTTATTCGAAATGGAAGTTCCAGAAATTTATGATGGAACTGTAGAAATTCGCTCTGTAGCGCGTGAAGCAGGCGATCGTTCGAAAATTTCTGTGTATGCAGAGAATATCGATGTTGATCCAGTAGGTTCTTGTGTAGGACCGAAAGGACAACGTGTACAACGCATTGTAGATGAACTAAAAGGCGAAAAAATTGACATCGTTCGCTGGTCAAATGATCCAGTTGAATATGTTGCAAATGCTTTAAGTCCATCACAAGTTGTTAAAGTACTTGTAGATGAAGAAGAAAAAGCAACAACTGTTGTTGTTCCAGACCACCAGCTTTCATTAGCAATTGGTAAGCGTGGACAAAATGCACGTCTTGCAGCTAAATTAACAGGCTGGAAAATTGATATTAAAAGTGAGTCTGATGCGAAACAACTTGGTATTGTAACAGATGAAGATAGCGTAATCGCATTCGGATTCGATTCAGTTGAAGACGAAATCGAATAG
- the rimP gene encoding ribosome maturation factor RimP, with product MDKKVTEVVEAFAQPIVEELNLELVDVEYVQEGQDWFLRVFIDSEKGVDIEECGAVSERLSEALDKEDPIPHLYFLDVSSPGAERPLKKEKDFQQAVGKQVAIKTYEPIDGEKMFEGKLLSYDGITITLLLTIKTRKKEIQIPMDKVANARLAVTF from the coding sequence ATGGATAAGAAAGTCACAGAAGTTGTAGAAGCATTTGCGCAGCCGATCGTTGAAGAGTTAAATCTTGAACTTGTAGATGTAGAGTATGTGCAAGAAGGACAAGACTGGTTCTTACGCGTATTCATCGATTCTGAAAAGGGAGTCGACATTGAAGAATGCGGTGCGGTAAGTGAACGTTTAAGCGAAGCTTTAGATAAAGAGGACCCAATTCCTCATCTTTACTTTTTGGATGTATCATCTCCTGGAGCGGAACGCCCATTAAAGAAAGAGAAAGACTTCCAGCAAGCGGTAGGGAAACAAGTGGCAATTAAAACATATGAGCCGATTGATGGTGAAAAGATGTTTGAAGGAAAGCTACTTTCCTACGACGGTATTACAATTACACTACTATTAACAATTAAAACACGTAAAAAAGAAATCCAAATTCCAATGGATAAAGTTGCCAATGCGCGACTTGCTGTTACGTTTTAG